A part of Streptomyces sp. NBC_01210 genomic DNA contains:
- a CDS encoding Lrp/AsnC family transcriptional regulator — protein MAESVALDPVDLHILRLLQNDARTTYRELAAEVGVAPSTCLDRVTRLRRSGVILGHRLALDPARLGRGLQALLSVQVRPHRRELIGPFVERIRALPESRALFHLTGPDDYLVHVAVMDTADLQRLVVDEFTSRREVARVETRLIFQQWDCGPLLPPMPVGAQDH, from the coding sequence ATGGCTGAATCTGTCGCACTCGACCCGGTGGATCTGCACATACTCCGCCTGCTGCAGAACGACGCCCGGACCACCTATCGCGAGCTGGCTGCGGAGGTCGGAGTGGCGCCGTCCACCTGCCTGGACCGGGTGACCAGGCTGCGCCGCTCCGGCGTGATCCTCGGGCATCGGCTGGCCCTGGATCCCGCCCGGCTGGGGCGCGGGCTGCAGGCGCTCCTCTCCGTGCAGGTCCGGCCGCACCGGCGGGAACTGATCGGTCCGTTCGTGGAACGGATCCGCGCGCTGCCCGAATCCCGGGCGCTGTTCCATCTCACCGGCCCCGACGACTATCTGGTGCATGTGGCCGTGATGGACACGGCCGATCTGCAACGTCTGGTGGTGGACGAGTTCACCTCACGGCGAGAAGTCGCCAGGGTCGAGACGCGACTGATCTTCCAGCAGTGGGACTGCGGCCCGCTGCTGCCTCCGATGCCGGTCGGCGCCCAGGATCATTGA
- a CDS encoding DUF885 domain-containing protein — protein MPVTSSSALPRQVADSYVDALIELDPTIGTYLGLKESSGLLPDYSPAGQEAFAELARETLARLDDAEKLPAAESDAERRCGRLLRERLTAELAVHETDEGLRTVSNMRSPVHTVREVFTVTPTQTDEDWAAVAQRLRAVPRALEGYRASLALGLERKLLGGPRATRTNIDQMTEWLGTDRSWFEEFAAGGPLTLRTELDEAARSATGALADLRDWMRDVYAPAVADAPDTVGRERYARWSRYFNGTDLDLDEAYAYGWSEYHRLLAEMKTEADKILPGAGPWEALAHLDEHGEHIEGVEEVRAWLQKIMDEAIEALDGTHFELAERVRKVESRIAPSGGAAAPYYTGPSEDFSRPGCTWLPTMGATRFPVYDLVSTWYHEGVPGHHLQIAQWVHVADQLSRYQATIGGVSANAEGWALYAERLMDELGFLPDPERRLGYLDAQMMRACRVIVDIGMHLELEIPADSPFHPGERWTPALGQEFFGSHSGRPADFVESELTRYLSVPAQAIGYKLGERAWLLGRENARKAHGDAFDAKAWHMAALSQGSLGLDDLVDELSKL, from the coding sequence ATGCCAGTCACTTCCAGCAGCGCGCTGCCACGACAGGTCGCCGACTCCTACGTCGACGCACTCATCGAACTCGACCCGACCATCGGCACGTATCTGGGACTCAAGGAGAGCTCGGGCCTCCTTCCCGACTACTCACCAGCCGGTCAGGAGGCTTTCGCCGAACTCGCTCGCGAGACACTCGCCAGGCTGGACGATGCCGAGAAGCTGCCGGCCGCGGAGAGCGATGCGGAACGGCGCTGCGGCCGGCTGTTGCGAGAGCGGCTGACAGCGGAACTCGCCGTGCACGAAACCGATGAAGGTCTGCGCACGGTGAGCAATATGCGCTCGCCGGTGCACACGGTGCGCGAGGTGTTCACCGTGACGCCGACGCAGACCGATGAGGACTGGGCGGCCGTGGCGCAGCGGCTGCGGGCGGTGCCGCGCGCCCTGGAGGGCTACCGCGCCTCGCTGGCGCTGGGACTCGAGCGGAAGCTGCTGGGCGGCCCCCGCGCAACCCGGACCAATATCGACCAGATGACCGAGTGGCTCGGCACGGATCGCAGCTGGTTCGAGGAGTTCGCGGCGGGCGGCCCCCTCACGCTCCGCACCGAGCTCGACGAGGCGGCCCGCAGTGCGACCGGGGCACTTGCGGATCTGCGCGACTGGATGCGCGATGTCTACGCCCCCGCCGTGGCGGACGCGCCCGACACGGTGGGCCGCGAGCGCTACGCCCGCTGGTCGCGCTACTTCAACGGCACCGACCTCGACCTCGACGAGGCCTACGCATACGGCTGGTCCGAGTATCACCGGCTGCTGGCCGAGATGAAGACCGAGGCGGACAAGATCCTTCCGGGCGCGGGGCCCTGGGAGGCGCTTGCGCACCTCGACGAGCACGGTGAGCACATCGAGGGTGTCGAGGAGGTGCGGGCCTGGCTGCAGAAGATCATGGACGAGGCGATCGAGGCGCTGGACGGCACGCACTTCGAACTGGCCGAACGGGTACGGAAGGTGGAGTCCCGGATCGCTCCGTCGGGCGGCGCGGCGGCGCCGTACTACACCGGCCCGTCCGAAGACTTCAGCCGCCCCGGCTGTACCTGGCTGCCGACCATGGGCGCCACGCGTTTCCCCGTGTACGACCTGGTGTCGACCTGGTACCACGAGGGCGTTCCCGGCCACCATCTGCAGATCGCGCAATGGGTGCATGTCGCGGACCAGCTCTCCCGCTACCAGGCGACGATCGGCGGGGTCAGCGCCAACGCCGAGGGCTGGGCGCTGTACGCGGAGCGGCTGATGGACGAACTGGGCTTCCTGCCCGACCCGGAGCGCAGGCTGGGCTATCTGGACGCGCAGATGATGCGGGCATGCCGGGTGATCGTGGACATCGGCATGCATCTGGAGCTGGAGATCCCGGCGGACTCGCCGTTCCACCCGGGCGAGCGCTGGACACCGGCTCTGGGGCAGGAGTTCTTCGGCAGCCACAGCGGACGGCCGGCGGACTTCGTGGAGAGCGAGCTGACGCGGTATCTGTCCGTTCCGGCACAGGCGATCGGCTACAAGCTGGGTGAGCGGGCGTGGCTGCTGGGCCGGGAGAACGCGCGCAAGGCACACGGCGACGCGTTCGACGCGAAGGCCTGGCACATGGCGGCTCTGTCGCAGGGCTCGCTGGGCCTGGACGATCTGGTCGACGAGCTGTCGAAGCTCTGA
- a CDS encoding rhodanese-like domain-containing protein, with product MTTTQLATNPVLRVPPASPAAAAAYFAAGLAFHADVSDVASALAAGGDPGFVVLDSRSTESWDQGHVPGAVHLPTALIAEQAEQLLDKSVPVVTYCWGPGCNGATRAALALAELGYQVKEMLGGFEYWAREGFEFETWEGSRKRDADPLTAPLDSDNCGC from the coding sequence ATGACTACGACGCAGCTCGCCACGAACCCCGTCCTCCGCGTGCCGCCGGCCTCGCCCGCGGCAGCCGCCGCCTACTTCGCGGCCGGCCTGGCCTTTCACGCCGATGTCTCCGATGTCGCCTCGGCGCTGGCGGCCGGCGGCGACCCGGGTTTCGTGGTCCTCGACTCCCGCTCCACCGAGTCCTGGGACCAGGGGCACGTGCCCGGTGCGGTCCATCTGCCGACCGCCCTGATCGCCGAGCAGGCCGAGCAGCTGCTGGACAAGTCGGTGCCGGTCGTCACGTACTGCTGGGGCCCCGGCTGCAACGGAGCGACGCGCGCGGCTCTGGCCCTCGCCGAACTCGGCTACCAGGTGAAGGAGATGCTCGGTGGTTTCGAGTACTGGGCCCGTGAGGGCTTCGAGTTCGAGACCTGGGAGGGCAGCCGCAAGCGCGACGCCGACCCGCTGACCGCGCCTCTCGACTCGGACAACTGCGGCTGCTGA
- a CDS encoding Lrp/AsnC family transcriptional regulator yields MTGFSPDATDWRILEALQSRGRASFAELARVVSMSSSAVTERIRRLEEAGVISGYTAVVEQERLGLPILAFVRLRYPNGNYKPFHDLLETTPEILEAHHVTGDDCFVLKVATRSMNHLEEVSGKIGALGSVTTSVVYSSPLPRRAISR; encoded by the coding sequence ATGACCGGATTTTCACCGGACGCCACGGATTGGCGCATCCTCGAAGCCCTGCAGAGCCGGGGCCGGGCCAGCTTCGCCGAGCTGGCCAGGGTCGTCTCCATGTCGTCGAGCGCCGTGACCGAGCGGATCCGCAGGCTGGAGGAGGCCGGGGTGATATCCGGATACACCGCGGTGGTGGAGCAGGAGCGGCTCGGGCTCCCCATCCTCGCGTTCGTACGACTCCGCTACCCGAACGGCAATTACAAGCCGTTCCACGATCTGCTGGAGACCACGCCCGAGATCCTCGAGGCCCACCATGTGACGGGCGACGACTGCTTCGTACTCAAGGTCGCCACCCGCTCGATGAACCACCTCGAGGAGGTCTCCGGAAAGATCGGCGCACTCGGCTCGGTGACGACGAGCGTCGTCTATTCCTCTCCACTGCCGCGCCGGGCGATCAGCCGCTGA